The DNA window CCCCTGCCCCGGCTGCGGGATGAGCCGCGCGCTGTTTTCGCTCGCGAAGCTCGACTTCGCGGGAGCGTGGTATTATCATCCGCTGGTCTTCTTTCTGCCGCTACCGCTGCTTTATCTGATACACCGGAAAGCGTGGAAGCTTCCCGGCGGGAAACGCGCC is part of the Clostridia bacterium genome and encodes:
- a CDS encoding DUF2752 domain-containing protein — its product is PCPGCGMSRALFSLAKLDFAGAWYYHPLVFFLPLPLLYLIHRKAWKLPGGKRAAIAVAAAIGIALLAVYVIRALTPGSFVYAEIHSSVFAAKA